The following are from one region of the Halorussus rarus genome:
- the wecB gene encoding non-hydrolyzing UDP-N-acetylglucosamine 2-epimerase has translation MTQQVAIVLGTRPEIIKLSPVIRECDRRDVEYTLIHTGQHYSDSLDGVFFEQLELPTPEYNLAIGSQPHGQQTGKMIAEIEKILLEIDPDTVLVQGDTNSVLAGTIATDKLDMELGHVEAGLRSFNRSMPEESNRRATDHLADYLFAPTDDAHDLLRQEGISNERIFVTGNTVVDAVTQNKGLAHEKSDVLADFNLTNQEYGLMTAHRAENVDDRTCFQSLLDGVQRVATEFGIEVIYPVHPRARTKANKFGLRIPPRIRLTEPKDYLDFLELESNAEIILTDSGGIQEEACILGVPCVTMRDHTERPETIAVGANTLVGTDPSDIVAGAKQMYGASDNWESPFGDGTAGTQILDILESVTPPQDMTSIREVSK, from the coding sequence ATGACCCAACAGGTCGCTATCGTCCTCGGCACTCGCCCCGAAATTATCAAACTCTCTCCCGTTATCCGTGAGTGTGACCGCCGAGACGTTGAGTACACGCTTATTCATACCGGGCAACACTATTCCGACTCGCTAGACGGCGTATTTTTCGAGCAGTTAGAACTCCCGACCCCAGAGTACAACTTAGCTATCGGTTCCCAGCCACATGGCCAGCAGACGGGAAAGATGATCGCCGAGATTGAGAAGATTCTGTTGGAGATAGACCCCGATACAGTTCTCGTCCAAGGTGATACGAATTCGGTGTTGGCTGGTACGATCGCGACAGATAAGTTGGACATGGAATTAGGTCACGTTGAGGCCGGTTTGCGGAGTTTCAACCGGTCGATGCCCGAGGAGTCGAACCGGAGGGCAACCGACCATTTAGCGGATTACTTGTTCGCGCCGACAGACGATGCACACGACCTCCTCCGTCAAGAGGGGATTTCAAACGAGCGAATCTTCGTGACGGGGAACACTGTCGTTGACGCTGTTACCCAGAACAAGGGGTTAGCGCACGAGAAAAGCGACGTGCTCGCCGATTTTAATCTCACTAACCAAGAGTACGGTTTGATGACGGCCCACCGAGCAGAGAATGTCGATGATCGAACGTGTTTTCAAAGCTTACTCGACGGTGTACAGCGAGTTGCGACAGAGTTCGGAATCGAGGTAATCTACCCTGTTCATCCTCGTGCGAGAACCAAAGCGAACAAGTTCGGTTTGCGCATCCCACCGCGAATACGCTTGACGGAACCCAAAGACTATCTCGATTTTCTTGAGTTGGAAAGCAACGCCGAGATCATCCTAACCGACTCCGGGGGTATCCAAGAGGAGGCCTGCATCCTCGGGGTACCCTGCGTGACGATGCGCGACCACACGGAACGACCAGAGACTATCGCCGTCGGTGCAAACACGTTGGTCGGAACTGACCCATCCGATATCGTTGCCGGGGCAAAACAGATGTACGGTGCGTCTGATAACTGGGAGAGTCCGTTCGGTGATGGTACCGCAGGAACGCAAATTCTGGATATATTAGAATCTGTGACTCCGCCTCAAGACATGACCTCGATTCGGGAGGTTTCGAAGTAA